A section of the Eriocheir sinensis breed Jianghai 21 unplaced genomic scaffold, ASM2467909v1 Scaffold492, whole genome shotgun sequence genome encodes:
- the LOC126992587 gene encoding uncharacterized protein LOC126992587 has product MADVKEITEHCEHKLATFSLPGHTARTGSMDLPVIKKQQLKMGTVLGVGKYGTVYRGRLTLPRGGAVPVAVKKLENDPELLAKTSEEAGVLQELEGEAAVPRLYGLTADSSPCMVMELCPGERLEDCLGRGRVRACLLALVEVCGVVRRLHARGIAHGDIHEGNVLVDASGEGVRAFLLDFGLAARGADPCQQENDVIDIACTALQVIPDTERFSDLRQSLEDAPDLNEVTALLRQVLEDDFKEKASKPSKKRRMSPRRVPADLSIGYFVIPPGIQATSHWSLAAPRSDAT; this is encoded by the exons ATGGCTGACGTCAAGGAGATCACCGAGCACTGCGAACACAAACTTGCCACCTTCTCTCTCCCCGGCCACACGGCAAGGACCGGCAGCATGGACCTCCCCGTGATCAAGAAGCAGCAGCTCAAGATGGGCACCGTGCTGGGCGTGGGCAAGTACGGCACGGTGTACCGGGGGCGCCTGACGCTCCCCCGGGGCGGGGCGGTGCCCGTGGCCGTCAAGAAGCTGGAGAACGACCCCGAGCTGCTGGCCAAGACCTCCGAGGAAGCGGGTGTGCTGCAGGAGCTGGAGGGCGAGGCGGCCGTGCCCCGGCTGTACGGGCTGACAGCAGACTCTTCCCCGTGCATGGTGATGGAGCTGTGCCCGGGGGAGCGGCTGGAGGACTGCCTAGGCCGCGGCAGGGTGCGCGCCTGCCTGCTGGCCCTCGTGGAGGTGTGCGGCGTGGTGCGGCGCCTGCACGCGCGGGGCATCGCCCACGGCGACATCCACGAGGGCAACGTGCTGGTGGACGCGTCCGGCGAGGGGGTGCGCGCCTTCCTGTTGGACTTCGGTCTGGCGGCGCGGGGCGCGGACCCATGCCAGCAGGAGAATGACGTCATCGACATAGCGTGCACGGCCCTGCAGGTCATCCCTGACACGGAGCGTTTCTCTGACCTCCGACAGAGCCTTGAAGATGCCCCTGACCTCAATGAGGTCACTGCTCTCCTGCGACAAGTTTTGGAGGATGACTTTAAAGAAAAGGCCTCGAAACCCTCCAAGAAGCGAAGAATGAGtccaagaa GGGTCCCGGCAGACCTCTCCATTGGTTACTTTGTCATCCCGCCAGGCATCCAGGCGACGTCTCATTGGTCCTTAGCTGCACCTCGTAGTGACGCCACATAG